GGAAGTTCTCCGTGTACGCGTAGACCATCGAGAACGTGATCTGCCCGTGGTGGTACGAGCGGTACATCGGGTCCTCGGCCGCGTAGTCGAGGGTGTCGTGCATCCAGCCCATGTTCCACTTGAGCCCGAAGCCGAGGCCGCCGTCGCTCGTGGGGCGCGTGACGCCGGGGAAGCTCGTGGACTCCTCGGCGATCATCACGATGCCGGGGTGCGTGCGGTACGCGGTGGCGTTGACCTCCTGCAGGAAGCTGATCGCCTCCAGGTTCTCGCGGCCGCCGTGCACGTTGGGGAGCCACTGGCCCTCCTCGCGCGAGTAGTCGAGGTACAGCATCGAGGCCACGGCGTCGACCCGGAGGCCGTCGATGTGGAACTCCTCGAACCAGTACAGCGCGTTAGCGACGAGGAAGTCGCGGACCTGCGAGTGGCCGAAGTCGAAGACGAGCGTGCCCCAGTCCTGCTGCTCGCCGCGGCGCGGATCCGTGTGCTCGTAGAGCGGCTGGCCGTCGAACTGCGCGAGCGCGAAGGCGTCCTTGGGGAAGTGGGCGGGGACCCAGTCCACGATGACGCCGATGCCGGCGCGGTGCAGCGAGTCGATGAGGTGCTTGAGGTCGTCGGGGGATCCGAAGCGCGAGGTGGGCGCGTAGTAGCCGGACACCTGGTAGCCCCAGGATCCGCCGAACGGGTGCTCGGCGAGCGGCAGGAACTCGACGTGGGTGTACCGCAGCTCCTGCAGGTAGGCGACGAGCTCGCCGGCGACCTCGCGGTAGCCGAGGCCGGGGCGCCAGGATCCGAGGTGCATCTCGTAGACACTCATGGGGGAGTCGTGCGGGTCGCGCGCGGCCCGCTCCTCGAGCCAGGCGTCGTCGTCCCACTGGTAGTCGCTCGTCTCGACGCGCGAGGCGGTGGCCGGCGGGACCTCGGTCATGCGGGCCATGGGGTCGGCCTTCTCGATCCACTCGCCGGCCTGCGTGAGGATCTCGAACTTGTACGAGACGCCGGGCTCGACGCCCGGGACGAAGAGCTCCCAGACGCCGTTGCCGTCGAGGCGGCGCATCGCGTGCTGAACGCCGTCCCACCCGTTGAACGAGCCGATGACGCGGACGGCCCGGGCGTGCGGCGCCCAGACGGAGAAGGAGACGCCGACGTACGTCTGCGCGACGCCCCAGTGCTCGCGGTGGTGGGCGCCGAGGACGTCCCAGAGGCGCTCGTGGCGGCCCTCGCCGAACAGGTAGAGGTCGAGGTCGCCCACGGTGGGGAGGAAGCGGTACGGGTCCTCGGCGGTCCAGGTGCCGCCGTCGGAGTAGCGCGCCTCGACCTGGTAGTCCTGGAGGCCGAGCACGTGCGCGCCCTGCCAGACGCCGTGGCCGACGTGGGCGAGCGCGACGCGGGCGCCCGTGGAGAGGATCACCGAGACCGCCTCCGCCAGGGGTCGCAGCGCGCGGACGACCACGAGGTCGTCGGAGACGCCGTCGATCGCCACGGGGTGCTGGCCGAGGACCGAGTGCGGTCCGGAGTGGACGCCCTCGGCGACGGCGCGCAGGTCGTGGTCGGCGACCTCGGGGAGGCGGACGGGGTCGGCGGAGGCGGGTGCCTCCTCGGCTGCGCTGTCGTCGGCCGGGGGCACGCTCACGTCGGCACCCTGCTCGATGTCGGCGTCGGCGGCCGGCGGCACGACGACGTCGGCGCCGGGGAGCTCGTCCCGGGGGTCCCGGGGGTCCTGCTGGGGGGTGGTGTCTGTCATGTCCGTCATCCCTTCGATGCGGTCGGGGTGACCCGGAGCACGTGCACGGGGTGCGTGAACGCGTCGAGCCGGACGAAGTTGGAGGTGGACCACGTGTAGACGTCGCCCGTGAGGAGGTCCTCGACCTCGAACACGGCGTCCTCGGCGAGGCCCCAGCGCGTGGGATCCAGGTGGACCTGGGTCTCGCGCGCGGAGTGCGGGTCGACGTTCGCGACCACGAGGATCGTGTCGGCCTCGCCGGTGCCGGTGTGCTCGGCGGCGAGGTGCTTGGAATAGACGAGGATCGAGTCGTCGTCGCTCCAGTGCACGTCGAGGTTGCGGAGCTGGCGGAGCGCGGGGTGCTGGCGGCGGATCTCGTTGAGGCGCGTGATCTCCGGCGCGATGGATCCGCCGAGCTCCTCCTGGCGCGCCCAGTCGCGCGGCTTGTACTCGTACTTCTCGTTGTCGATGTTCTCCTCGGCGCCGGGGCGCGCGACGTTCTCGATCAGCTCGTAGCCCGAGTAGATGCCCCAGGAGGGCGAGGCGGTCGCGGCGATCGCGGCGCGGATCCGGTAGGCGGCACGCCCGCCGAACTGCAGGTAGGGCGTGAGGATGTCGTGCGTGTTGGCGAAGAAGTTCGGGCGGAGGTAGTCGCTCGTCTCGTGGCTGACCTCGGTGAGGTACTCCTCGAGCTCCTGCTTCGTGTTGCGCCACGTGAAGTACGTGTACGACTGCTGGAAGCCGATCTTGGCCAGCGTCCGCATCATCGCCGGGCGCGTGAACGCCTCGCTGAGGAAGATCGCGTCGGGCTCGTCGCGCATGACCTGGTGGATGAGGCGCTCCCAGAACACGAGCGGCTTGGTGTGCGGGTTGTCGACGCGGAAGATCTTGACGCCGAGGCCCAGCCACACCCGCATGACGCGGAGCATCTCGCGGTACGACCCTTCGGGGTCGTTGTCGAAGTTCAGCGGGTAGATGTCCTGGTACTTCTTCGGCGGGTTCTCCGCGAAGGCGATGGACCCGTCGGGCAGCGTCGTGAACAGCTCCGGGTGCGTCGTGACCCAGGGGTGGTCGGGCGAGGCCTGCAGCGCGATGTCGATCGCGAGCTCCATGCCGTGGTCGGCGACCGCGCGGACGAACTCGCGGAAGTCGTCCGCGGTGCCGAGCTCGGGGTGGATGCTGTCGTGGCCGCCGTCCTCGGAGCCGATGCCGTAGGGCGAGCCCGGGTCGTGCGGGCCGGCGGTGAGCGTGTTGTTCGGGCCCTTGCGGTTGGTGCGGCCGATGGGGTGCACCGGCGGGATGTAGACGACGTCGAAGCCCATGTCGCGGATCGCGGGGAGGCGGCGGGCGGCGGTCGCGAACGTGCCGCTCGTCCAGGAGCCGTCCTCGTGCTCGACGGCGCCCTCCGAGCGCGGGAAGAACTCGTACCAGGATCCGACGGCTGCGCGCTCGCGCTCCACGACGATCGTGCGCTCCGGGGAGAGCGTGACGAGGCTGCGGAGCGGGACGCGGTCGATGGCGGCGAGGACCTCGGGGGTCGTGGCCGCGGCGAGGCGCGCGTCGGGCGCCGCGTCGGCGTCGGAGATGCCGGCCAGGGCGGCGCGGAGCACGTCGCGGTCGGCGGCGTCCCGGGTCCCGTCGGCGGCCGCGCGCTCGAGCGCCTCCGCGCCCAGGGCGAGCATCACGTCGACGTCGAGGCCGGCGGGCACCTTGATCTCGGCGTTGTGCAGCCAGGTGCCGAAGTCGTCGGACCACGCGCTGACGCGCCAGGTCCAGACGCCCTGGGTCTCGAGCTGTGCGGACGTGATCCACCGGTCGAGGCCGGGCTTCGTGGCGTCGAGCGACATGCGGTGCGAGGTCTCCGCGCCGGTGGGATCGGTGAGGAGGACGTCGGCGCCGATGAGGTCGTGGCCCTCGCGGAAGATCGTCGCGCCGAACGGCACCACGTCGTGGACGAAGCTCTTGGCGGGCCAGAGGTCGTCCTCGATCTGCGGGGTGAGCGACAGGATCGGGATGCGGCCGATGACGGGGACGTAGTCGTCGGTCGCGGGGTCGGCGGTCTGCGCGGGCTCGGCGGATGGTGTCGGCTCGATCGGCAGGTCGCGCTCGGCGCCGGGCGTCGGCTCGGCGACGGGGGCGGCGTGGCGGGGAGCGGACGGCGTGACCGGCTCCGGCGTGGATGCGGGCTCCGGGGCGGGCGCGGAGGGCGGGGGTTCGGCGGCGGCTGCTGCGGCGGGCTCGGGCTCCGCGGGGGCGGGTGCCGGAGGGGCCACCGGCGTGGCGGGCGTCACGGGCTCCGCGGGCACCACGGGCTCCGCGGGCGGCACGGGCGCCTGCGGCTCCGGCGCGGCGGGCACGGGAGGCTGCGCCGCCTGCGCGGGCGCCTCGGGGATCAGCGGGATCCGGGGCTCGGGCGGCTTCTGGGCGTCCTGGAGCTTCTGGGCCTTGGCGGCCTTGCGGGCTGCACGGCCGCGCACCGGGCGGGGGAGGGGATCGGGTCCGTCCTGGGGTGTGGTCACTGTTCGACCGTAGCCCGTGCGCCGTCCGCCTGTCGCTCGCCGCGGCGGTGGCGGACGTCGTGCGGACGCCCGTTCCCCGCGCGTCACCGTCCCGGCGGTCCCCGTCCGCGTGCGGCGCGTGGGCGGATGGGCCGCTGGTGCCGCCCCCATCGCGCCCCTAGGTGTACTCGGCCATGACGTTGGTGACACTTCGGGGCGTGTGAAGAGGCCTCCTGGCTTGATGGAGCTGTTCAGTTCAACCATCGCCAGGAGGCCTCGATGTCCCACGGTAATGCTCGTCTGACGGTTCACGGGAGGGTTCTCCTCGTGCGGCGGGTGGTGGAGGATCGTCGGCCGGTCGCGCACGTCGCGCGGGAGCTGGGGGTGTCGCGGCAGTGCGCGCATCGATGGGTGAACCGGTTCCGTGCCGAGGGGCTGCGAGGGCTGACGGATCGGTCATCGCGGCCCCGGTCAGTACCGAGGCGAACGAGCCCGGAGCGGGAACGGGCCGTGCTGGAAGCGCGGGCCCAGTTGCGGGCGGGTCCTGCGCGGCTGGCGCCGGTGACAGGTGTTCCATCCCGTACGATCTCCCGCATCCTGCGCCGGCACGGGGCGCCGCCGTTGGCATGGTTGGACCCCGTCACCGGGGCCGTGATCCGGGCATCCCGGTCAACGGCGCACCGGTATGAGCACGAGCATCCGGGTGATCTGATCCACGTGGACGTGAAGAAGCTCGGGAGGATCCCGGACGGAGGCGGCTGGCGGGTCCACGGGCGCAGCGAGCAGGTCCGCGGCCGCGGGATCGGGTTCGATTACGTCCATGCCGCGGTCGATGACCACACCCGTCTCGCCTACGCGGAGATCCATCCCGATGAGAAAGGCGCGACCGCGGCCGGGTTCCTGACCCGCGCAGCGGCGTACTTCGCCGGGCGCGGGATCACCCGGATCGAGCGGGTCATCACGGACAACGCGTTCGCCTACCGGCACTCGACCGTGTTCAAGAACGCCGTCCAGGACCTGGGCGCGCGGCAGAAGTTCATCCGCCCGCACTGCCCCTGGCAGAACGGCAAGGTCGAGCGCTTCAACCGGACCCTCGCGACCGAGTGGGCCTACCGGCAACCCTTCACCGGCAACCAACACCGGGCCGACGCGCTTGACCCCTTCATCGAGCACTACAACACTGAACGGATCCACTCGAGCCACGGGCTCACGCCCGCGGCCCGAGTGTCACCAACGTCATGACCCAGTACACCTAGAGCGCGCGCAGGCGGATCCGCTCACCCTGGAGGATCCGCGCGCCGTATCGCTGCGGGTCGCCCGCGTCCGTCCATGTCATGCGGCCATGGTGCCACGGTCCGGGTGCGGGTCGGGGGCGGCGATCAGGTGCCGGGCAGCGTGAGGGTCAGGATCCCGTCGCGCACCTCGACCGTCGTGCCGCGGTGGTCGCGCACGCGGGGGAGGTCGACCGTGGTGTCGCTCTCGTGGTCGCCCACGATGACCACGCGCATGCCCGCGGCGAGGCCCGCGCGGATGCCGGCCTCGGCGTCCTCGTAGACGATCGCGTCGGCGGGGTCCACGCCCAGGCGCGATGCCGCGAGCAGGTAGCCGTCCGGGTGCGGCTTGCCGTTCTCCACGTCCTCGGCGGTGACGAGCAGGTCGGGCACGCGGATCCCGGCGCCGGTGAGGCGGGCGCGCGCCAGCTCGCGGCCGGCGCTCGTGACGAGGGCGTGGGATCCGGCGGGCAGCGCGGCCACGAGGTCGCGGGCGCCGGGGATCTCGACGGTCGCGGGGCTGCCGTCGAGCTCGAGGCGGTCGAGCTCGGCGAGGAGCGAGGGCACGTCGGTGCCCTCGGGCGCGTACCGGGCGATGCTGTCGGCGGCGCGCACGCCGTGGATCCCGCGGATCAGCTCGGCGGGGTCGTGGCCGAAGCGGTGGGCGAGCATCGTCCAGATCTCCTCGACGAGCGCGGTCGAGTCGACGAGCGTCCCGTCCATGTCGAGGAGGAGCGCGCGGGCGGTGAGCGTGACGGGGGAGGACATGGGTCCAGTCTCCCGGACGGGCGGGGACGGCACACGGCGGGTGGAGGCGGTGGGCGCCGTCGGCGTGCGCTCCGCGTCCGCCCTGTAGAGCGGCCGCACGAGCATCGCGGCCGGTGCTGCACGGTGTCGGGATGCCCGCCCCCATCCGGATCCTGTTCTCCTTCGCGCGCGGGAGGGGGCACCTCGGCCCCCTGATGCCGCTCGCGCGCGCCGCCCAGGCCCGCGGCCACGCGACCGACCTGACCGGCACGCGCGTCGTCGTGCTCGCGCAGACCGGCTTCGCGCGCCTGCACCCCGACGCGACGGGCGAGGGCCGCGACGACGAGGGCACGGGCATCCTGGCGCGGCCGGATCCCCACCGCGCCTACCCGCGCATGGCGCAGGTGTTCCTGGGTGCGTCGGCGGACGCGGCCGCGGAGCGCGTGGGGCGGATCATCGCGGAGCGGCGGCCGCACGTCGTGGTGTGCGACGAGCACGACTTCGGCGCGATGGTGGCGGCCGAGCGGGCGGGGGTGCCGCGGGTCGCGGTGGAGGTGCTCGCGACGGGGTACGCGGGGTGGCGGCCGGACCTGCGAGACGGGCTCGG
This window of the Clavibacter sepedonicus genome carries:
- the glgB gene encoding 1,4-alpha-glucan branching protein GlgB; amino-acid sequence: MTDMTDTTPQQDPRDPRDELPGADVVVPPAADADIEQGADVSVPPADDSAAEEAPASADPVRLPEVADHDLRAVAEGVHSGPHSVLGQHPVAIDGVSDDLVVVRALRPLAEAVSVILSTGARVALAHVGHGVWQGAHVLGLQDYQVEARYSDGGTWTAEDPYRFLPTVGDLDLYLFGEGRHERLWDVLGAHHREHWGVAQTYVGVSFSVWAPHARAVRVIGSFNGWDGVQHAMRRLDGNGVWELFVPGVEPGVSYKFEILTQAGEWIEKADPMARMTEVPPATASRVETSDYQWDDDAWLEERAARDPHDSPMSVYEMHLGSWRPGLGYREVAGELVAYLQELRYTHVEFLPLAEHPFGGSWGYQVSGYYAPTSRFGSPDDLKHLIDSLHRAGIGVIVDWVPAHFPKDAFALAQFDGQPLYEHTDPRRGEQQDWGTLVFDFGHSQVRDFLVANALYWFEEFHIDGLRVDAVASMLYLDYSREEGQWLPNVHGGRENLEAISFLQEVNATAYRTHPGIVMIAEESTSFPGVTRPTSDGGLGFGLKWNMGWMHDTLDYAAEDPMYRSYHHGQITFSMVYAYTENFLLPISHDEVVHGKGSLVGKMPGDHWQKLANVRAYLSFMWSHPGKQLLFMGQEFGQVSEWSEERGLDWWILDQPLHRALFDLVGSLNRTYVDTPALWALDNDPAGFEWIDAGDAGRNVLAFLRRDREGNQVAVVHNFSGAPISGYRLGLPQAGVWEEILNTDAEQFGGSGVGNLGAVHAGEEGWHGRPASAELTLPPLAGLWLRLKQDPADLRPVEAPAQAAPDADETRADGTPFAEATAAPVLPQSPDAQPPVEGLSATDDAPGSDDGAPRVPTV
- a CDS encoding alpha-1,4-glucan--maltose-1-phosphate maltosyltransferase is translated as MPIEPTPSAEPAQTADPATDDYVPVIGRIPILSLTPQIEDDLWPAKSFVHDVVPFGATIFREGHDLIGADVLLTDPTGAETSHRMSLDATKPGLDRWITSAQLETQGVWTWRVSAWSDDFGTWLHNAEIKVPAGLDVDVMLALGAEALERAAADGTRDAADRDVLRAALAGISDADAAPDARLAAATTPEVLAAIDRVPLRSLVTLSPERTIVVERERAAVGSWYEFFPRSEGAVEHEDGSWTSGTFATAARRLPAIRDMGFDVVYIPPVHPIGRTNRKGPNNTLTAGPHDPGSPYGIGSEDGGHDSIHPELGTADDFREFVRAVADHGMELAIDIALQASPDHPWVTTHPELFTTLPDGSIAFAENPPKKYQDIYPLNFDNDPEGSYREMLRVMRVWLGLGVKIFRVDNPHTKPLVFWERLIHQVMRDEPDAIFLSEAFTRPAMMRTLAKIGFQQSYTYFTWRNTKQELEEYLTEVSHETSDYLRPNFFANTHDILTPYLQFGGRAAYRIRAAIAATASPSWGIYSGYELIENVARPGAEENIDNEKYEYKPRDWARQEELGGSIAPEITRLNEIRRQHPALRQLRNLDVHWSDDDSILVYSKHLAAEHTGTGEADTILVVANVDPHSARETQVHLDPTRWGLAEDAVFEVEDLLTGDVYTWSTSNFVRLDAFTHPVHVLRVTPTASKG
- a CDS encoding IS481-like element IS1121 family transposase; this translates as MSHGNARLTVHGRVLLVRRVVEDRRPVAHVARELGVSRQCAHRWVNRFRAEGLRGLTDRSSRPRSVPRRTSPERERAVLEARAQLRAGPARLAPVTGVPSRTISRILRRHGAPPLAWLDPVTGAVIRASRSTAHRYEHEHPGDLIHVDVKKLGRIPDGGGWRVHGRSEQVRGRGIGFDYVHAAVDDHTRLAYAEIHPDEKGATAAGFLTRAAAYFAGRGITRIERVITDNAFAYRHSTVFKNAVQDLGARQKFIRPHCPWQNGKVERFNRTLATEWAYRQPFTGNQHRADALDPFIEHYNTERIHSSHGLTPAARVSPTS
- a CDS encoding HAD-IA family hydrolase → MSSPVTLTARALLLDMDGTLVDSTALVEEIWTMLAHRFGHDPAELIRGIHGVRAADSIARYAPEGTDVPSLLAELDRLELDGSPATVEIPGARDLVAALPAGSHALVTSAGRELARARLTGAGIRVPDLLVTAEDVENGKPHPDGYLLAASRLGVDPADAIVYEDAEAGIRAGLAAGMRVVIVGDHESDTTVDLPRVRDHRGTTVEVRDGILTLTLPGT